One region of Gossypium raimondii isolate GPD5lz chromosome 6, ASM2569854v1, whole genome shotgun sequence genomic DNA includes:
- the LOC105773557 gene encoding L-ascorbate oxidase homolog produces MGDSKLILCCFIACILFLGVNGENPYRYITWKVTYGDIYPLGVKQQGILINGQFPGPHIDAVTNDNLIISVYNYLNEPFLISWNGVQQRRNSWQDGVSGTNCPIRPGKNFTYVLQVKDQIGSFYYFPSLLFHKAAGGYGAIRIWSRPKIPVPFPSPAGDFTVLAGDWYKTNHYVLRRLLDSGHNLPFPDGLLINGRGWNGYTFTVDPGRTYRFRVSNVGLTTSINFRIQGHKLKLIEVEGSHTLQNTYTSFDIHLGQSCSFLVTADQIPQDYYVVASTRFTRRVLTTTAVLHYSNSKRGVSGPVPGAPTIQIAPSVMQARSIRWNLTASGPRPNPQGSYHYGLITPSRTIMLSNSAPYINGKQRYAVNGVSYVPADTPLKIADYFKIPGVFNLGSIPTWPPSGNNAYFQTSVMAANFREYVEIVFQNWEDTVQSWHIDGYSFFVVGMNGGQWTPASRSSYNLRDTVARCTTQVYPRSWTAIYMALDNVGMWNIRSENWARQYLGQQFYLRVYSPANSWRDELPIPKNALLCGRARGRHTRPF; encoded by the exons ATGGGAGACAGCAAGCTTATCCTTTGTTGCTTCATTGCTTGCATTTTGTTCCTCGGCGTTAATGGAGAAAACCCTTATCGTTATATCACTTGGAAAGTCACCTACGGTGATATTTACCCTCTTGGAGTTAAGCAACAG GGGATCTTAATAAATGGGCAGTTTCCAGGGCCTCATATCGATGCAGTTACTAATGACAACTTGATTATCAGTGTTTATAACTACTTAAATGAACCATTCCTTATCTCTTG GAACGGTGTGCAGCAAAGGAGGAACTCATGGCAGGATGGAGTTTCTGGCACAAACTGTCCAATTCGACCAGGGAAAAACTTCACTTACGTTCTCCAAGTGAAAGATCAGATTGGTAGCTTTTACTACTTCCCATCACTTTTATTCCATAAGGCTGCCGGAGGGTACGGTGCTATCAGAATCTGGAGCCGCCCCAAGATCCCTGTACCTTTCCCTAGTCCTGCTGGGGATTTCACTGTACTGGCTGGGGACTGGTATAAGACAAATCACTAT GTATTGAGACGTCTCTTGGACAGTGGTCATAACCTTCCCTTCCCCGATGGACTTCTCATCAATGGTCGAGGGTGGAATGGATACACATTCACTGTTGATCCAG GTAGGACATACCGGTTTAGGGTATCGAATGTTGGGCTCACAACTTCAATTAACTTCAGGATCCAGGGGCACAAGCTGAAACTTATAGAAGTTGAAGGATCACATACGCTTCAGAACACCTACACTTCTTTCGATATCCATCTTGGGCAGTCATGTTCTTTCTTGGTAACTGCTGATCAGATTCCACAGGACTACTATGTTGTTGCCTCTACACGCTTCACTCGTCGTGTGCTCACAACAACTGCTGTTCTTCACTACAGCAATTCGAAAAGGGGAGTTTCTGGTCCAGTGCCTGGGGCTCCCACTATACAAATTGCTCCATCAGTCATGCAGGCCAGATCGATACG TTGGAACCTAACAGCTAGTGGACCTAGACCTAATCCCCAAGGCTCTTACCATTATGGATTGATCACTCCAAGCCGCACTATCATGCTCTCAAACTCTGCACCTTATATTAATGGAAAGCAGAGGTATGCTGTCAATGGTGTCTCATATGTTCCAGCGGATACTCCATTAAAAATTGCAGATTACTTCAAGATTCCCGGAGTCTTCAATCTTGGAAGCATTCCTACTTGGCCCCCTTCAGGAAATAATGCCTACTTTCAGACCTCTGTCATGGCAGCCAACTTCCGAGAATATGTTGAGATTGTATTTCAAAATTGGGAGGACACTGTGCAGTCATGGCATATTGATGGCTATTCCTTCTTTGTTGTAGG GATGAATGGAGGTCAATGGACACCTGCTAGTCGATCAAGCTACAATTTGAGAGACACGGTAGCCCGCTGCACCACTCAG GTGTATCCCAGGTCATGGACTGCAATCTACATGGCTTTAGACAACGTGGGAATGTGGAATATACGGTCCGAGAACTGGGCCAGGCAATATTTAGGCCAGCAGTTTTATCTCAGGGTTTACTCCCCTGCAAATTCATGGAGAGATG